One window from the genome of Micromonospora aurantiaca ATCC 27029 encodes:
- a CDS encoding DUF5679 domain-containing protein, whose product MADQAQTYNGYCVKCKEKRDFEGHVEVSKTGMNMAKGKCPVCGTTVNRILGKAKV is encoded by the coding sequence GTGGCCGACCAGGCCCAGACCTACAACGGTTACTGCGTGAAGTGCAAGGAGAAGCGGGACTTCGAGGGGCACGTGGAGGTCTCGAAGACCGGCATGAACATGGCCAAGGGCAAGTGCCCGGTGTGCGGCACAACAGTGAACCGCATCCTGGGCAAGGCCAAGGTCTGA
- a CDS encoding WhiB family transcriptional regulator produces MSLALAPLDVSVDVEANLPCRKFDPDLWFSDSPAELELAKSLCGDCPLRVECLAGAVERAEPWGVWGGEIFERGAVVPRKRPRGRPRKEDLARDAQLRVEAEARLAASGLSESRSSVRLAA; encoded by the coding sequence ATGAGTCTGGCGTTGGCCCCCCTCGACGTGAGCGTCGACGTGGAGGCGAACCTGCCCTGCCGGAAGTTCGACCCCGACCTGTGGTTCTCCGACTCGCCCGCCGAGCTCGAGCTGGCCAAGTCGCTCTGCGGGGACTGCCCGCTGCGCGTCGAGTGCCTGGCCGGGGCGGTGGAGCGAGCCGAGCCCTGGGGCGTCTGGGGCGGCGAGATCTTCGAGCGTGGCGCGGTCGTCCCGCGCAAGCGGCCCCGTGGCCGTCCGCGCAAGGAGGACCTCGCCCGTGACGCGCAGCTCCGGGTCGAGGCGGAGGCGCGACTGGCGGCCAGCGGGCTGTCCGAGTCGCGTAGCTCCGTCCGGCTGGCAGCCTGA
- a CDS encoding MFS transporter produces the protein MRTVLRRPDFRLLFAALVASMAAESVLLLALAVWVMDLTGSDSMAGATIFAVIAPMTLAPLVGWVVDRYRRRQFFIAANLVAAVLLGPLLTVRDRSDVWVIYVVAALYGLSYITLTAVLNGLIRHLVPPDLLADANGLLQTVRQGLRLIGPLAGAGVYAAVGGWLLVLLAMTGFLVAAAVVGRLRVEESTPSRPGRRGPSELGAGLRHLTGEPALRRALLGYGLGSLVMGFTESLIFAYVDLGLHRDAAFVGVLVMVQGVGGLVGGLFSAAVVRRFGEVGALAAGVTFFGPAALALAYPRLWLGVVALLLAGLSLPLTMVGLNTLIQRRTPPRLLGRVTAASEALVSGPQALSIGTGALLVGVFDYRLLFALVGAVTTAAGLYLWRGRGLTMPVAGPVRIPAPGKPADDGVLSRGGS, from the coding sequence ATGCGCACCGTCCTGCGCCGCCCCGACTTCCGTCTCCTGTTCGCCGCGCTCGTCGCGAGCATGGCGGCGGAGTCGGTCCTGCTGCTCGCCCTGGCCGTCTGGGTCATGGATCTGACCGGTTCGGACAGCATGGCCGGGGCGACCATCTTCGCGGTCATCGCGCCGATGACGCTCGCCCCGCTGGTCGGCTGGGTGGTCGACCGCTACCGGAGGCGACAGTTCTTCATCGCCGCCAACCTGGTCGCGGCAGTGCTGCTCGGTCCGCTGCTCACGGTCCGGGACCGGTCCGACGTCTGGGTGATCTACGTGGTCGCCGCGCTCTACGGACTCTCGTACATCACGCTCACCGCCGTGCTCAACGGACTGATCCGGCATCTGGTTCCGCCCGATCTGCTCGCCGACGCGAACGGGCTGCTCCAGACCGTCCGGCAGGGTCTGCGGCTGATCGGGCCGCTGGCCGGGGCCGGTGTCTACGCCGCAGTCGGCGGCTGGCTGCTGGTCCTGCTGGCCATGACCGGCTTCCTCGTCGCGGCGGCGGTGGTCGGGCGGCTGCGCGTGGAGGAGAGCACGCCGTCGCGGCCGGGTCGGCGCGGGCCGTCCGAACTGGGCGCGGGGCTGCGGCACCTGACCGGCGAGCCGGCGCTGCGCCGGGCGCTGCTCGGGTACGGGCTCGGCTCGCTGGTGATGGGCTTCACCGAGTCGCTGATCTTCGCGTACGTCGATCTGGGCCTGCACCGCGACGCCGCGTTCGTCGGCGTGCTGGTCATGGTGCAGGGCGTCGGCGGGCTGGTCGGCGGCCTGTTCTCGGCCGCCGTGGTCCGCCGGTTCGGCGAGGTCGGCGCGCTCGCCGCGGGCGTGACGTTCTTCGGGCCGGCCGCGCTGGCGCTCGCGTACCCCCGGTTGTGGCTCGGGGTGGTGGCGCTGCTGCTGGCCGGCCTCTCGCTGCCGCTGACCATGGTGGGGTTGAACACGCTGATCCAGCGGCGGACGCCGCCGCGGCTGCTGGGGCGGGTCACCGCCGCGTCCGAGGCGCTGGTCAGCGGCCCGCAGGCGCTCTCCATCGGCACCGGCGCGCTGCTCGTCGGCGTGTTCGACTACCGGCTGCTGTTCGCACTCGTCGGTGCGGTCACCACGGCGGCCGGCCTCTACCTGTGGCGGGGGCGCGGGCTGACCATGCCGGTCGCCGGACCGGTGCGGATCCCGGCGCCCGGGAAGCCGGCCGACGACGGGGTGCTCAGCCGCGGTGGTTCCTGA
- a CDS encoding M48 metallopeptidase family protein, protein MAVTRKPVVEVRRSQRRRRTVSAYRDGERVVVLIPDQFSRAEESEWVDRMLARLAAREGRLARSDAELLARATRLIDLYLPEHGSAAAPASVRWVTNQNGRWGSCTPADRTIRISHRVQDMPDWVIDYVLLHELAHLIVPSHNADFWALVARYPRSERARGYLEGVAATAAIP, encoded by the coding sequence ATGGCCGTGACGCGGAAGCCCGTCGTCGAGGTGCGGCGCAGCCAGCGTCGGCGGCGCACGGTGTCCGCGTACCGGGACGGTGAGCGCGTCGTCGTGCTGATCCCCGACCAGTTCTCCCGGGCCGAGGAGAGCGAGTGGGTCGACCGGATGCTCGCCCGGCTCGCCGCCCGCGAGGGACGGCTGGCCCGCTCGGATGCCGAACTGCTCGCCCGCGCCACCCGCCTGATCGATCTCTACCTGCCCGAACACGGGTCGGCCGCCGCGCCGGCCAGCGTCCGCTGGGTGACCAACCAGAACGGCCGCTGGGGCTCCTGTACGCCCGCCGACCGCACCATCCGGATCTCGCACCGGGTCCAGGACATGCCCGACTGGGTGATCGACTACGTGCTGCTGCACGAGCTGGCGCATCTCATCGTGCCCAGTCACAACGCCGACTTCTGGGCGCTGGTCGCCCGCTACCCGAGGTCGGAGCGCGCCCGCGGCTACCTGGAGGGCGTGGCCGCCACCGCCGCCATCCCCTGA
- the nudC gene encoding NAD(+) diphosphatase yields MSGESDPPLARSTLDRAAHRRTDPAWLTEAWERARVLVLDSTAEGRALVRGASTPPELVLVGPGELPEVPRSVPMFLGVEPDGVPVFAVDGPLPALPDTRPAHLREVGHLMTDRDAGLFTTALALLNWHLRHGYSSTTGKATSADEAGWSRIDPDGGRVWPRTDPAMIVLVHDGVDGPDGRCLLGNNAAWPRTPGQRRYSCLAGYVEPGESAEAAVLREVREEVGVPVEEIAYVGSQSWPFPGSLMLGFLARADADAPIRVDLAEIAHARWFSRREIGAALAGEPVPVGGGDRLVLPPPSSIALFLVHRWLDGHC; encoded by the coding sequence ATGAGCGGCGAATCCGACCCGCCGCTGGCCCGGTCGACGCTCGACCGGGCCGCGCACCGGCGTACCGATCCAGCCTGGCTGACCGAGGCGTGGGAACGGGCCCGGGTGCTGGTGCTGGATTCCACCGCCGAGGGGCGGGCGCTGGTCCGGGGCGCGTCTACCCCGCCGGAGCTGGTCCTGGTCGGCCCCGGTGAGCTGCCCGAGGTACCCCGGTCGGTGCCGATGTTCCTCGGCGTCGAGCCGGACGGCGTACCCGTGTTCGCGGTGGACGGGCCGCTGCCGGCGCTGCCGGACACCCGCCCGGCTCACCTGCGCGAGGTCGGCCACCTGATGACCGACCGGGACGCGGGCCTGTTCACCACCGCGCTGGCGCTGCTCAACTGGCACCTGCGGCACGGCTACTCGTCGACGACCGGCAAGGCGACGAGCGCCGACGAGGCCGGCTGGTCGCGGATCGACCCGGACGGCGGCCGGGTCTGGCCGCGTACCGATCCGGCCATGATCGTGCTGGTGCACGACGGTGTGGACGGCCCGGACGGCCGCTGCCTGCTCGGCAACAACGCGGCCTGGCCGCGCACCCCGGGACAGCGCCGCTACTCCTGCCTGGCCGGATACGTCGAGCCCGGCGAGTCGGCCGAGGCCGCCGTGCTGCGCGAGGTCCGCGAGGAGGTGGGCGTCCCGGTCGAGGAGATCGCGTACGTGGGCAGCCAGTCCTGGCCGTTCCCCGGCTCGCTGATGCTCGGCTTCCTGGCACGTGCCGACGCGGACGCGCCGATCCGGGTCGACCTGGCCGAGATCGCGCACGCGCGCTGGTTCTCCCGCCGGGAGATCGGCGCGGCGCTGGCGGGCGAGCCGGTGCCGGTGGGCGGGGGAGACCGGCTGGTCCTGCCGCCGCCGTCGTCGATCGCGTTGTTCCTGGTGCACCGCTGGCTCGACGGCCACTGCTGA
- a CDS encoding YlbL family protein codes for MRRRGVTVLLGALLTALLSVGVLSVPLPYVVLGPGPTVNTLGSEDGKEVIQVTGRATSTSAGQLRLTTVGVQPTVRLRSALAGWFSSDEAVVPRELVYPPGESQEEVEKRNAEDFQNSQTSAETAALRELGYPIKVLVKAVTPGGPSVDVLRPDDVVTSVDGVPVTSAAKLTELIRAKPAGTALTIGYTRGDTPGTATVTSREQDGRPRIGVEIDQQQPHPFTLKIDLGDIGGPSAGLMFSLGIIDKLEPADLTGGKIIAGTGTIDDEGRVGPIGGIAQKLVGAKDAGAKAFLVPADNCAEAVRNPQPGLPLLRVATLGEALKALETLRAGGQPTRC; via the coding sequence ATGAGACGTCGCGGCGTGACCGTCCTCCTCGGTGCCCTGCTCACCGCCCTGCTCAGCGTCGGCGTGCTGAGCGTGCCGCTGCCGTACGTGGTGCTCGGCCCCGGTCCGACGGTGAACACGCTGGGCAGTGAGGACGGCAAGGAGGTCATCCAGGTGACCGGCCGCGCGACGTCCACCTCCGCCGGTCAGCTCCGGCTCACCACTGTCGGTGTGCAGCCGACCGTGCGGCTGCGATCGGCGCTGGCCGGATGGTTCTCCTCGGACGAGGCGGTGGTGCCGCGGGAGCTGGTCTATCCGCCGGGGGAGTCGCAGGAAGAGGTCGAGAAGCGCAACGCGGAGGACTTCCAGAACTCGCAGACCAGCGCCGAGACGGCGGCGCTGCGCGAGCTGGGCTACCCGATCAAGGTGCTGGTCAAGGCGGTCACGCCGGGCGGCCCGTCGGTCGACGTGCTGCGCCCCGACGACGTGGTCACGTCGGTCGACGGGGTGCCGGTGACGAGCGCGGCCAAGCTCACCGAGCTGATCCGGGCGAAGCCCGCGGGCACCGCGCTGACGATCGGCTACACCCGGGGTGACACCCCGGGTACGGCGACGGTGACCAGTCGCGAGCAGGACGGCCGGCCGCGCATCGGTGTGGAGATCGACCAGCAGCAGCCGCACCCGTTCACCCTGAAGATCGACCTGGGTGACATCGGCGGGCCGAGCGCCGGGCTGATGTTCTCGCTCGGCATCATCGACAAGCTGGAGCCGGCCGACCTCACCGGCGGGAAGATCATCGCCGGTACCGGCACCATCGACGACGAAGGTCGCGTCGGTCCGATCGGCGGCATCGCGCAGAAGCTGGTCGGCGCCAAGGACGCGGGCGCGAAGGCGTTCCTGGTGCCCGCCGACAACTGCGCCGAGGCGGTCCGCAACCCGCAGCCGGGACTGCCGCTGCTGAGGGTCGCCACGCTGGGTGAGGCATTGAAGGCACTCGAGACGCTGCGCGCCGGGGGACAGCCGACGCGCTGCTGA
- a CDS encoding mycoredoxin: MLTMYSTPWCGYCHRLKSQLDREGIAYEVVDIEQDPTAADFVMGVNGGNQTVPTLRFADGSALTNPSITQVKQHLAALPG; the protein is encoded by the coding sequence ATGCTGACGATGTATTCCACCCCGTGGTGCGGCTACTGCCACCGGCTGAAGTCGCAGCTCGACCGGGAGGGCATCGCGTACGAGGTGGTCGACATCGAGCAGGACCCGACGGCCGCGGACTTCGTGATGGGCGTCAACGGCGGTAACCAGACCGTCCCGACGCTGCGCTTCGCCGACGGCAGCGCCCTGACCAACCCTTCGATCACCCAGGTCAAGCAGCACCTGGCCGCGCTGCCCGGCTGA
- a CDS encoding helix-turn-helix domain-containing protein → MPPAVPGPILRRRRLGIELRRLREQAGLTGDQVIERIGWASASKLSRLENGRSRPDPDDVDVLLTLYGADEEQRAELTGITHEAGDMRGWLRNFPVMTQQQRAFAELEAGCAEISEYNPVLVPGLLQTPGYARHRIMSAAQVAAEAGDPETEDPETEVRARQARQSLLTRSPDVPRYTAVLEEAALGRRAGPPEVLHEQLVHLCEMALLPNVTLRLLLRDTRVGDWYLPPTAFSVYRFADPLDPETLAIEGGFTDVMSTEVNTLNRYKVVFEWLCSSALSASDTLSWLIEATGRLTGTAVESTVAYGPATAPAQRRRDSGRLTTER, encoded by the coding sequence GTGCCTCCTGCCGTACCAGGCCCGATTCTGCGCCGTCGTCGACTCGGCATCGAGCTGCGTCGGCTCCGCGAACAGGCCGGTCTGACCGGTGACCAGGTCATCGAGCGGATCGGCTGGGCCTCCGCATCCAAGTTGTCCCGTCTGGAGAACGGCCGCAGCCGTCCCGACCCGGACGACGTGGACGTGTTGCTGACGCTCTACGGCGCCGACGAGGAGCAGCGCGCGGAACTGACCGGGATCACCCACGAGGCCGGCGACATGCGCGGCTGGCTGCGCAACTTCCCGGTGATGACCCAGCAGCAGCGCGCCTTCGCCGAGCTGGAGGCCGGTTGCGCGGAGATCTCCGAGTACAACCCGGTGCTGGTGCCGGGGCTGCTGCAGACGCCCGGGTACGCCCGGCACCGGATCATGTCCGCCGCGCAGGTCGCCGCCGAGGCCGGCGACCCGGAGACCGAGGATCCCGAGACCGAGGTACGCGCGCGGCAGGCCCGCCAGTCGCTGCTGACCCGCTCCCCCGACGTGCCCCGATACACGGCGGTGCTGGAGGAGGCGGCGCTCGGCCGCCGTGCCGGGCCACCGGAGGTGCTGCACGAGCAGCTCGTCCACCTGTGCGAGATGGCGCTGCTGCCGAACGTGACGCTGCGCCTGCTGCTGCGGGACACCCGGGTCGGTGACTGGTACCTTCCGCCGACCGCGTTCTCGGTCTACCGGTTCGCCGACCCCCTCGATCCGGAGACACTCGCCATCGAAGGTGGGTTCACCGACGTCATGTCGACCGAGGTAAACACCCTAAATCGCTATAAAGTGGTGTTCGAGTGGCTATGCTCGTCGGCGCTCTCCGCATCGGACACCCTCTCCTGGTTGATCGAGGCGACGGGACGGCTGACCGGCACGGCAGTCGAGTCCACGGTGGCGTACGGGCCGGCAACGGCGCCGGCCCAGCGACGCCGGGACTCGGGGCGCCTCACCACGGAACGGTGA
- a CDS encoding ATP-dependent DNA helicase UvrD2: MGVHSAAERVLAGLDPEQRSAVTAPAGPVCILAGAGTGKTRAVTSRIAYRALTGDIAGRHVLAVTFTARAAAEMRSRLGVLGVQGVQARTFHAAALRQVRYFAPRLLAGRAMPELLDSKVRVVTLAAAKVGLRADRAAARDLSAEIEWAKSSLVEPGEYVVAAAKALRETPYEPARVADVFDAYERLKRGNGVIDFEDMLRAAVWGIEEHPDVAEQVRNQYRHFVVDEYQDVNPLQQRLLEAWLGGRDDLTVVGDASQTIYSFTGATSSYLVDFPRLHRGATVVRLVRDYRSTPQVVGLANAVISQARGTEARLRLELHGQRRPGPEPELRIFTDEPAEANAVAARCRALVAGGTPAREIAVLFRTNAQSEAYEKALSEAGVPYVLQGAERFFERPEVRQAMIALRAATRSADAGTPLPAAVVEALTAVGWAPDAPPPGGAARERWEALAALVQLAEEYAAQAEEEPGLTGFTEELARRAAQQHVPTVEGVTLASLHSAKGLEWDAVFLVGLAEGTLPTTYAKTMEQVEEERRLLYVGITRAREWLWLSYATARSPGGRARRPSRFLPQLDRSGGGERAGGGGPARRAERRRPQVVSCRICGATLLAGADRKLGRCPTCPSDIDEELYERLREWRQRVAGAQKVPAYVVFTDATLTALAERKPGRTEELVAIAGIGPRKVGLYGDTVLALVAGATVDEVCPQKTSEN, from the coding sequence GTGGGCGTTCACTCAGCGGCGGAACGGGTGCTGGCCGGGCTGGATCCGGAGCAGCGGTCCGCGGTGACCGCTCCGGCCGGTCCGGTCTGCATCCTGGCCGGCGCCGGCACCGGCAAGACCCGGGCGGTGACCTCGCGAATCGCGTACCGGGCGCTGACCGGGGACATCGCCGGCCGGCATGTGCTGGCGGTCACGTTCACCGCCCGCGCCGCCGCCGAGATGCGCAGCCGTCTCGGCGTGCTCGGGGTGCAGGGTGTGCAGGCGCGCACGTTCCACGCCGCGGCGCTGCGGCAGGTCCGCTACTTCGCGCCCCGGCTGCTGGCCGGCCGGGCCATGCCGGAGCTGCTGGACAGCAAGGTGCGGGTGGTCACGCTCGCCGCCGCCAAGGTCGGCCTGCGCGCCGACCGGGCCGCCGCGCGGGACCTGTCCGCCGAGATCGAGTGGGCCAAGTCGTCGCTGGTCGAGCCCGGGGAGTACGTCGTCGCCGCGGCCAAGGCGCTGCGCGAGACGCCGTACGAGCCGGCCCGGGTGGCCGACGTGTTCGACGCGTACGAGCGGCTCAAGCGCGGCAACGGGGTGATCGACTTCGAGGACATGCTGCGCGCCGCGGTCTGGGGCATCGAGGAGCACCCGGACGTGGCCGAGCAGGTGCGCAACCAGTACCGGCACTTCGTGGTCGACGAGTACCAGGACGTCAACCCGCTCCAGCAGCGGCTGCTGGAGGCGTGGCTGGGCGGCCGGGACGACCTCACAGTGGTCGGCGACGCCAGCCAGACCATCTACTCGTTCACCGGCGCCACCTCGTCGTACCTGGTCGACTTCCCCCGCCTGCACCGCGGCGCGACAGTCGTCCGGCTGGTCCGCGACTACCGCTCCACCCCGCAGGTGGTCGGGCTCGCCAACGCGGTGATCTCGCAGGCCCGGGGCACCGAGGCGCGGCTACGGCTGGAGCTGCACGGCCAGCGCCGGCCCGGCCCGGAACCGGAACTGCGGATCTTCACCGACGAGCCGGCCGAGGCGAACGCGGTCGCGGCCCGCTGCCGGGCGCTCGTGGCGGGCGGCACCCCGGCGCGGGAGATCGCGGTGCTGTTCCGCACCAACGCGCAGTCCGAGGCGTACGAGAAGGCGCTCTCCGAGGCCGGGGTGCCGTACGTGCTCCAGGGTGCGGAGCGGTTCTTCGAGCGGCCCGAGGTGCGCCAGGCGATGATCGCGTTGCGCGCCGCCACCCGGTCGGCCGACGCGGGAACCCCGCTGCCGGCCGCCGTGGTCGAGGCGCTCACCGCCGTCGGCTGGGCGCCCGACGCGCCCCCGCCCGGCGGCGCCGCACGGGAGCGGTGGGAGGCGCTCGCCGCGCTGGTCCAGCTCGCCGAGGAGTACGCGGCGCAGGCCGAGGAGGAACCGGGCCTGACCGGGTTCACCGAGGAACTCGCCCGGCGGGCCGCCCAGCAGCACGTGCCCACAGTCGAGGGGGTGACGCTCGCGTCGCTGCACTCGGCGAAAGGGCTGGAGTGGGACGCGGTGTTCCTGGTCGGGCTGGCCGAGGGAACGCTGCCCACCACGTACGCGAAGACCATGGAGCAGGTCGAGGAGGAACGGCGGCTGCTCTACGTCGGGATCACCCGGGCCCGGGAGTGGCTCTGGCTGTCGTACGCCACCGCGCGCTCGCCGGGTGGGCGGGCCCGGCGGCCCTCGCGGTTCCTGCCGCAGCTCGACCGGTCCGGCGGCGGGGAGCGGGCCGGCGGCGGCGGGCCGGCGCGGCGGGCCGAGCGGCGCCGACCGCAGGTGGTCTCGTGCCGGATCTGCGGTGCCACGCTGCTCGCCGGCGCGGACCGCAAACTGGGCCGCTGCCCGACCTGCCCGTCGGACATCGACGAGGAGCTGTACGAGCGGCTGCGCGAGTGGCGGCAGCGGGTGGCGGGCGCGCAGAAGGTGCCGGCGTACGTGGTCTTCACCGACGCCACGCTCACCGCGCTGGCCGAGCGGAAGCCCGGCCGCACCGAGGAACTGGTGGCGATCGCCGGGATCGGGCCCCGAAAAGTCGGGCTTTACGGGGATACGGTGCTCGCCCTGGTGGCGGGCGCCACGGTGGACGAGGTCTGCCCACAGAAAACTTCTGAAAACTAG
- a CDS encoding ABC1 kinase family protein, whose protein sequence is MTDIPRRAVSRTAKLAALPLGFAGRTVLGMGKRVTGLASDVISAEIQQRTAEQLFSVLGQLKGGAMKFGQALSVFEAALPEEVAAPYRQALTKLQEAAPPLPAATVHKVLAEQLGPDWRDRFVEFDDTPAAAASIGQVHRAVWRDPGYGPNGGPQHRDVAVKIQYPGAGDALLADLKQLSRLGGMFRAIQPGLDVKPLLAELRERITEELDYELEAESQRAFAAAYADDPDIFIPEVLDAAPRVLITEWVEGIPLSQIIREGTEEQRNEAGRLMAELHLSAPERAGLLHADPHPGNFRLLPDGRLGVIDFGAVARMPQGTPEPIGRIAALALRGDADAVVEGLRAEGFVSRTESIDAPAVLDFLRPMLEPIAAEEFRFTRAWLRGEATRLASPRSPAYQLSRQLNLPPSYLMIHRVTLGSIGVLCQLEAKASYRSILERWLPGFAPVV, encoded by the coding sequence GTGACCGACATCCCGCGCCGGGCCGTGTCCCGCACCGCCAAACTCGCCGCCCTGCCGCTCGGGTTCGCCGGTCGAACCGTCCTCGGCATGGGCAAGCGGGTGACCGGCCTCGCGTCCGACGTCATCTCCGCCGAGATCCAGCAGCGCACCGCCGAGCAGTTGTTCAGCGTGCTCGGGCAGCTCAAGGGCGGGGCGATGAAGTTCGGCCAGGCCCTGTCGGTGTTCGAGGCGGCGCTGCCCGAGGAGGTCGCCGCGCCCTACCGGCAGGCGCTGACCAAGCTCCAGGAGGCCGCGCCGCCGTTGCCTGCGGCGACAGTGCACAAGGTGCTCGCCGAGCAGCTCGGCCCGGACTGGCGCGACCGGTTCGTCGAGTTCGACGACACCCCGGCCGCCGCGGCGAGCATCGGCCAGGTGCACCGCGCGGTCTGGCGCGACCCGGGGTACGGGCCGAACGGCGGCCCCCAGCACCGGGACGTGGCCGTGAAGATCCAGTACCCGGGGGCGGGTGACGCCCTGCTCGCCGACCTCAAGCAGCTCTCCCGGCTCGGCGGCATGTTCCGGGCCATCCAGCCGGGGCTGGACGTGAAGCCGCTCCTGGCCGAGCTGCGCGAGCGCATCACCGAGGAGCTGGACTACGAACTGGAGGCGGAGTCGCAGCGGGCGTTCGCCGCCGCGTACGCCGACGACCCGGACATCTTCATTCCGGAGGTGCTCGACGCCGCGCCGCGGGTGCTGATCACCGAGTGGGTGGAAGGCATTCCGCTGTCCCAGATCATCCGGGAGGGCACCGAGGAGCAGCGGAACGAGGCCGGCCGGCTGATGGCCGAGCTGCACCTGTCCGCGCCGGAGCGGGCCGGGCTGCTGCACGCCGACCCGCACCCGGGCAACTTCCGGCTGCTCCCGGACGGCCGGCTCGGCGTGATCGACTTCGGAGCGGTGGCCCGGATGCCGCAGGGCACGCCCGAGCCGATCGGCCGGATCGCAGCACTGGCGCTGCGCGGGGACGCCGACGCGGTGGTGGAAGGGCTGCGCGCCGAGGGCTTCGTCAGCCGCACCGAGTCGATCGACGCCCCGGCGGTGCTCGACTTCCTGCGTCCGATGCTGGAGCCGATCGCCGCGGAGGAGTTCCGCTTCACCCGGGCCTGGCTGCGCGGCGAGGCGACCCGGCTGGCCAGCCCTCGCTCCCCCGCCTACCAGCTCAGCCGGCAGCTCAACCTGCCCCCGTCGTACCTGATGATCCACCGGGTCACGCTGGGTTCGATCGGGGTGCTCTGCCAGTTGGAGGCGAAGGCGTCCTACCGGTCGATCCTGGAACGCTGGCTACCAGGCTTCGCGCCGGTGGTCTGA
- a CDS encoding zinc-dependent metalloprotease produces MPDIPFGFALPGGQPPDPNDPAAMQQFMSQLQHLLSAPGSGPVNWDLARQVAASQLAAAGDPAVSPFERNAVEEALRIADLWLEPATSWPSGIRTSVAWNRNEWIFKTLDVWRKLCDPVASRMVGAMGDLVPPEARAQLGPMQSMVATLGGALFGGQLGQALGSLAAEVLSAGDIGLPLGPAGTAALVPANIKVYGEGLELPEDEVRLYVALREAAHQRLFQHVPWLRGHVLTAVENYAAGIRVNREAIEEAMGRVDPTDPESMQAIALEGIFTPEDTPAQKASLARLETVLALVEGWVCHVVDSAAGDRLPNVVRLGEAFRRRRAAGGPAEQTFAALVGLELRPRRLREATVLWAALTEHRGIAGRDAVWGHPDLLPSDDDFAAPEAFATTSTDLDDELANFDFSAPGAPEEKSPGEDDDKH; encoded by the coding sequence GTGCCTGATATTCCGTTCGGCTTCGCGCTCCCGGGTGGTCAACCACCGGACCCCAACGATCCCGCGGCGATGCAGCAGTTCATGTCGCAGTTGCAGCACCTGCTCTCGGCGCCGGGCAGCGGGCCGGTCAACTGGGACCTCGCCCGGCAGGTAGCCGCCAGCCAGCTCGCCGCCGCCGGCGACCCGGCGGTGTCGCCGTTCGAACGCAACGCGGTCGAGGAGGCGCTGCGCATCGCCGACCTCTGGCTGGAGCCGGCGACCTCGTGGCCCTCCGGCATCCGCACCTCGGTCGCCTGGAACCGCAACGAGTGGATCTTCAAGACGCTCGACGTGTGGCGCAAGCTCTGCGACCCGGTGGCCAGCCGGATGGTCGGCGCGATGGGCGACCTGGTGCCGCCGGAGGCCCGCGCCCAGCTCGGCCCGATGCAGTCGATGGTCGCCACGCTCGGCGGCGCCCTCTTCGGCGGCCAGCTCGGCCAGGCGCTCGGCTCACTCGCCGCCGAGGTGCTCTCCGCCGGTGACATCGGCCTGCCGCTCGGCCCCGCCGGCACCGCCGCGCTCGTCCCCGCCAACATCAAGGTGTACGGCGAGGGCCTGGAACTGCCCGAGGACGAGGTACGCCTCTACGTGGCCCTGCGCGAGGCCGCCCACCAGCGGCTGTTCCAGCACGTGCCGTGGCTGCGCGGGCACGTGTTGACGGCTGTGGAGAACTACGCCGCGGGCATCCGGGTCAACCGGGAGGCGATCGAGGAGGCGATGGGCCGGGTCGACCCGACCGACCCGGAGTCGATGCAGGCGATCGCCCTGGAGGGCATCTTCACGCCCGAGGACACGCCCGCGCAGAAGGCGTCGCTGGCCCGGCTGGAGACCGTGCTCGCCCTGGTCGAGGGCTGGGTCTGCCACGTCGTCGACAGCGCCGCCGGTGACCGCCTCCCCAACGTCGTACGCCTCGGCGAGGCGTTCCGCCGCCGCCGCGCCGCGGGTGGCCCGGCCGAGCAGACGTTCGCCGCGCTGGTCGGCCTCGAACTGCGGCCCCGCCGCCTGCGTGAGGCGACGGTGCTGTGGGCGGCGCTGACCGAGCACCGCGGCATCGCCGGGCGGGACGCGGTCTGGGGCCACCCGGACCTGCTGCCCTCCGACGACGACTTCGCCGCCCCGGAGGCGTTCGCCACGACGAGCACCGACCTCGACGACGAGCTGGCGAACTTCGACTTCTCCGCCCCCGGCGCCCCGGAGGAGAAGTCCCCGGGCGAGGACGACGACAAGCACTGA
- a CDS encoding DUF397 domain-containing protein, producing MNEIHTSTTARSGRLAGAAWRKSTRSQTSNCVEVAPLGSGPATVALRDSKDPSGPVLLFDRAGWLGFLAGTKSGQFDLD from the coding sequence ATGAACGAGATCCACACCAGCACGACCGCCCGCTCGGGACGGCTCGCCGGCGCCGCCTGGCGCAAGAGCACCCGCAGCCAGACCTCCAACTGCGTGGAGGTCGCGCCGCTCGGCTCCGGGCCGGCCACAGTGGCGCTGCGGGACAGCAAGGACCCGAGCGGACCGGTCCTGCTGTTCGACCGGGCCGGATGGCTCGGCTTCCTCGCCGGAACGAAGAGCGGTCAGTTCGATCTGGACTGA